The Pseudomonas berkeleyensis genome includes a region encoding these proteins:
- a CDS encoding MFS transporter, translated as MSHTDSSAADSRSMSAAWWAVISLALGAFGLVTAEFLPISLLTPMAADLGVSNGAVGQAITATAVVAAFAGPLVVLFSGRLDRQKIVWGLMAMLVLSCILSAYASNITVLLIARGLLGFALGSFWAMMAALALRLVPSDKVPRALSIIMMGISLATIFAAPLGAYLGELWGWQATFLAASGIGVVALAIQMLTLPKLPATAAPGLASFKAALTRRAVAIGIGTGLLVISGHFAALTFIRPFLEEVPRLDVATVSLALLAFGVSGFFGNLAGGAVAARSPAWAVSSCSFLIAAVALTLILFGTQADVAFVAIALWGFAFGAFPVSISIWNARAAADHAESAGALLSSTFQVAIAAGAVLGGLIIDSLDSQAVIVYAAAAAFAGAALMFFRGRAIERQRG; from the coding sequence ATGTCACATACCGATTCATCTGCTGCTGACAGCCGATCCATGTCTGCGGCGTGGTGGGCCGTCATCTCGCTTGCCCTGGGCGCCTTCGGCCTGGTCACGGCGGAATTCCTGCCGATCAGCCTGCTGACACCGATGGCCGCCGACCTAGGTGTATCCAATGGTGCGGTGGGCCAGGCCATCACCGCCACCGCCGTGGTCGCCGCATTCGCCGGACCGCTAGTCGTGCTGTTCTCGGGCCGTCTGGATCGACAGAAGATCGTCTGGGGGTTGATGGCCATGCTGGTGCTCTCCTGCATCCTTTCGGCCTATGCCTCGAATATCACGGTGCTGCTGATCGCGCGCGGGCTGCTGGGCTTCGCCCTCGGCAGCTTCTGGGCCATGATGGCAGCGCTCGCCCTGCGCCTGGTGCCCTCGGACAAGGTGCCACGCGCCCTTTCGATCATCATGATGGGCATCTCGCTCGCAACCATCTTCGCTGCCCCGCTGGGTGCCTACCTGGGAGAACTGTGGGGCTGGCAAGCAACCTTCCTGGCCGCGTCCGGTATTGGCGTGGTGGCGCTGGCGATCCAGATGCTGACCCTGCCCAAACTGCCGGCCACCGCAGCGCCGGGCCTGGCGTCCTTCAAGGCGGCCCTGACGCGGCGCGCGGTCGCCATCGGTATCGGCACCGGGCTGCTGGTCATTTCCGGACACTTCGCCGCGCTGACCTTCATCCGCCCCTTCCTCGAGGAGGTTCCACGCCTGGATGTCGCGACCGTCTCGCTTGCCTTGCTGGCCTTCGGTGTCAGCGGCTTTTTCGGCAACCTTGCCGGCGGCGCCGTCGCCGCGCGCAGTCCAGCCTGGGCAGTCAGCAGTTGCTCGTTCCTGATCGCTGCCGTTGCACTCACGCTGATCCTGTTCGGCACACAGGCAGACGTTGCCTTCGTCGCGATTGCGCTATGGGGCTTTGCGTTCGGCGCCTTCCCGGTATCGATCTCGATCTGGAACGCGCGCGCCGCCGCCGATCACGCGGAAAGCGCTGGCGCCCTGCTGTCATCGACCTTCCAGGTCGCCATTGCTGCGGGTGCGGTTCTAGGAGGGCTGATCATCGACAGCCTCGACTCGCAAGCCGTGATCGTCTATGCCGCAGCAGCAGCCTTTGCGGGCGCTGCCCTGATGTTCTTCCGGGGGCGCGCAATCGAACGTCAGCGCGGCTGA
- a CDS encoding NAD(P)/FAD-dependent oxidoreductase — translation MLRLTELKLPLDHPDEALRPAIVQRLGIPDADLLAFSVFKRSYDARKKFGDMPFIYTIDCEVKDEAALLARLRDDKHVGLAPDISYKPVGKAETPLDERPIVVGFGPCGIFAALILAQAGLRPIVLERGKEVRERTKDTWGLWRKNVLNPESNVQFGEGGAGTFSDGKLYSQIKDPNHHGRKVLQEFVKAGAPEEILYVSKPHIGTFRLTGVVATMREEIKALGGEVRFQERVSDLLIEGDQLCGVVLESGEQIASRHVILALGHSSRDTFRMLHARGVFMEAKPFSVGFRIEHPQSLIDRARLGKYAGHPKLGAADYKLVHHASNGRSVYSFCMCPGGTVVAATSEPERVVTNGMSQYSRNERNANAGIVVGITPEQDYPGGPLAGVELQERLESHAYVLGGRNYEAPGQLVGDFIAGKPSSALGEVQPSYKPGVKLGDLAPSLPDFAIEAIREALPAFGKQIKGFDLADAVLTGIETRTSSPVRITRGADMQSLNLKGLYPAGEGAGYAGGILSAGVDGIRVAEAVGRSMLRLD, via the coding sequence ATGCTTCGCCTGACCGAATTGAAACTGCCCCTCGACCATCCCGATGAAGCCTTGCGCCCGGCCATTGTCCAGCGCCTGGGTATCCCTGACGCCGACCTGCTCGCCTTCAGCGTGTTCAAGCGCAGTTACGATGCACGCAAGAAGTTCGGCGATATGCCGTTCATCTACACCATCGATTGCGAGGTGAAGGACGAGGCCGCGCTGCTCGCTCGTCTGCGCGATGACAAGCATGTCGGCCTGGCACCGGACATCAGCTACAAGCCGGTCGGTAAGGCCGAAACGCCGCTGGACGAACGCCCGATCGTGGTCGGTTTCGGCCCCTGCGGCATCTTTGCGGCGCTGATTCTGGCCCAGGCCGGCCTACGCCCCATCGTGCTGGAGCGCGGCAAGGAAGTACGCGAACGCACCAAGGACACCTGGGGCCTGTGGCGCAAGAACGTGCTCAACCCGGAGTCCAACGTGCAGTTCGGCGAAGGCGGTGCCGGCACCTTCTCCGACGGCAAGCTGTACAGCCAGATCAAGGATCCCAACCACCACGGTCGCAAGGTGCTGCAGGAGTTCGTCAAGGCTGGAGCACCGGAGGAAATCCTCTACGTCAGCAAGCCGCACATCGGCACCTTCCGCCTCACCGGCGTGGTGGCCACCATGCGCGAGGAGATCAAGGCGCTCGGCGGCGAAGTGCGTTTCCAGGAACGTGTCAGCGACCTGCTGATCGAGGGTGATCAACTCTGCGGGGTGGTGCTGGAAAGTGGCGAACAGATCGCCAGCCGCCACGTCATCCTGGCGCTCGGCCACAGCTCCCGCGACACCTTCCGCATGCTGCATGCGCGCGGCGTGTTCATGGAGGCCAAGCCGTTCTCGGTGGGATTCCGCATCGAGCACCCGCAATCGCTGATCGACCGCGCACGCCTGGGCAAGTACGCCGGTCACCCGAAGCTCGGTGCCGCCGACTACAAACTGGTGCACCACGCCAGCAATGGCCGCTCGGTGTACAGCTTCTGCATGTGCCCAGGCGGTACCGTGGTCGCCGCCACCTCCGAACCGGAGCGCGTGGTCACCAATGGCATGAGCCAGTACTCGCGCAACGAGCGCAACGCCAACGCCGGTATCGTCGTCGGTATCACCCCCGAGCAGGACTACCCAGGCGGCCCGCTGGCCGGTGTGGAGCTGCAGGAGCGCCTGGAGTCGCACGCCTATGTGCTCGGCGGGCGCAACTACGAAGCACCAGGGCAACTGGTCGGCGACTTCATCGCCGGCAAGCCGTCGAGTGCGCTGGGCGAAGTACAACCCTCCTACAAGCCGGGCGTGAAGCTGGGCGACCTGGCTCCGTCGCTGCCGGACTTCGCCATCGAGGCCATCCGCGAAGCACTGCCGGCCTTCGGCAAGCAGATCAAGGGCTTCGACCTGGCGGATGCAGTGCTAACCGGCATCGAGACGCGCACCTCCTCACCGGTGCGCATCACCCGTGGTGCCGATATGCAGAGCCTCAACCTCAAGGGCCTGTACCCGGCCGGCGAAGGTGCAGGCTATGCCGGTGGCATTCTCTCCGCCGGCGTGGATGGCATTCGCGTCGCCGAGGCGGTTGGCCGCTCGATGCTTCGCCTGGACTAA
- a CDS encoding GNAT family N-acetyltransferase has product MNEARIRQAQPADIQAMCALLLEHGPNPWNYLPEAEVRAHLQAIASGETLAVLAEGSSGLLGFVSYRLTHDFSAHQPLGRELEQHAYICEAVVHRGCAGQGLGSRLLEATIECISALGVQDVYIDRHEENAASAGMMRKAGFTELLSYDDHARRSHGSRRSTLCCRRVGGNADQ; this is encoded by the coding sequence ATGAACGAAGCCCGCATTCGCCAGGCGCAGCCGGCCGATATCCAGGCCATGTGCGCACTGTTGCTGGAACACGGCCCCAACCCCTGGAACTACCTGCCCGAGGCCGAGGTGCGTGCTCACCTGCAGGCCATCGCAAGTGGCGAAACATTGGCCGTGTTGGCCGAGGGCAGCAGTGGCTTGCTCGGTTTCGTCAGCTATCGACTGACCCACGATTTTTCCGCTCATCAGCCCTTGGGGCGAGAGTTGGAACAGCACGCGTATATCTGCGAGGCGGTCGTGCATCGCGGCTGTGCGGGGCAGGGGTTGGGTTCGCGATTGCTCGAAGCGACGATTGAGTGCATCAGCGCATTGGGCGTGCAAGACGTCTACATCGATCGACACGAGGAGAATGCCGCCTCGGCAGGGATGATGCGCAAGGCCGGGTTCACTGAATTGCTGAGCTACGACGACCATGCACGGCGTAGCCATGGCTCGCGTCGCTCGACCTTGTGTTGCCGGCGCGTTGGCGGGAACGCTGACCAGTAG
- a CDS encoding Na+/H+ antiporter subunit G produces the protein MPLWVEILVSLFLLIGSLFALVGAIGLYRLPDFFMRLHGPTKATTLGVGGMVIASLIFFGSRGEGLSLHEFLITLFLFITAPVSAHMLSKAAMQQKVELVERTRGRPWEDDR, from the coding sequence ATGCCACTGTGGGTCGAAATACTGGTCTCCCTGTTCCTGCTGATCGGCAGCCTGTTCGCTTTGGTTGGCGCCATCGGCTTGTACCGTCTGCCGGACTTTTTCATGCGCCTGCACGGGCCGACCAAGGCCACCACCCTTGGTGTGGGCGGCATGGTCATCGCTTCGCTGATCTTCTTCGGCAGTCGTGGCGAAGGGCTGAGCCTGCATGAGTTTCTGATCACCCTGTTCCTGTTCATTACCGCACCGGTGAGTGCGCACATGCTGTCCAAGGCGGCGATGCAGCAGAAGGTCGAGCTGGTCGAGCGCACTCGCGGACGTCCCTGGGAAGATGACCGTTAA
- a CDS encoding K+/H+ antiporter subunit F — protein MLAYVIPVCLFIIGVAMVLNVLRLVQGPSMPDRVLALDTLYINALALIVLFGIWLDSDLFFEIALLIAVMGFVSTVAVGKHLMHGDIID, from the coding sequence ATGCTCGCCTACGTGATTCCCGTCTGCCTGTTCATCATCGGCGTGGCCATGGTGCTCAACGTGCTGCGCCTGGTGCAGGGGCCGAGCATGCCGGATCGCGTGCTGGCGCTGGATACCCTGTACATCAATGCGCTGGCGCTGATCGTGCTGTTCGGCATTTGGCTGGATTCCGACCTGTTCTTCGAGATCGCCCTGCTGATCGCGGTGATGGGCTTCGTCAGTACCGTCGCCGTGGGGAAGCATCTGATGCACGGCGACATCATCGATTGA
- a CDS encoding Na+/H+ antiporter subunit E, with amino-acid sequence MRRLFPHPHLTLLLAVIWLALVNTIALGQVLLGLFLGWAIVWLTRDFLLNVPHLRRPLKLAAFLIKVFYDIVLANLHVARLVLGPQDRLRPAFVEVPMDIEDEFLLSLLACVVSLTPGTVSAGLSNDHKTLLLHGLDVPDADAMIAEIKSRYEAPLLEIFECSPT; translated from the coding sequence ATGAGACGTCTGTTTCCCCATCCCCACCTGACCCTGCTGCTGGCCGTCATCTGGCTGGCGTTGGTCAACACCATCGCGCTCGGCCAGGTCTTGCTCGGCCTGTTCCTCGGCTGGGCCATCGTCTGGCTGACCCGCGACTTTCTGCTCAACGTGCCGCACCTGCGGCGGCCGCTGAAACTCGCCGCGTTCCTGATCAAGGTGTTCTACGACATCGTGCTGGCCAACCTGCACGTCGCACGCCTGGTGCTGGGGCCGCAGGATCGCCTGCGACCGGCATTCGTCGAGGTGCCGATGGACATCGAGGACGAGTTCCTTCTGTCGCTGCTGGCCTGTGTGGTTTCGCTGACCCCGGGCACCGTCTCGGCTGGGCTCAGCAATGATCACAAGACCCTGTTGCTGCATGGCCTGGATGTGCCGGATGCCGATGCCATGATCGCCGAAATCAAGAGCCGTTACGAAGCGCCGCTGCTGGAGATATTCGAATGCTCGCCTACGTGA
- a CDS encoding monovalent cation/H+ antiporter subunit D, producing the protein MNHALILPILLPMLAGALLLVGHNLSKPLKRALSLTATWALVPLGLYLVLLADDGQLRAYALGNWQAPFGIMLLLDRLSALMLLLTAVLAGFAVLYASRGDDARGQNFHALFQFQLLGINGAFLTADLFNLFVFFEILLISSYSLLVHGNGKDQIKAGVHYVVLNLLGSSFFLIGVSMLYGLSGTLNMPDLAQKVADADPELAPLFSAAAYLLLVVFALKAAVLPLYFWLPKAYASAPAPVAALFAIMTKVGLYSIFRVFTLVFGEGAGPLANMAHEMLWWLALLTLAAGAIGALAAERLQVLLGYLVVVSVGTLLAGFSLGTPQALSAALYYLVHSTLISAALFLLAGLIVRQRGPAGDDLHLLQALHQPLLLGALFFAATISVAGLPPFSGFLGKLLLLRSVEPGSQALWLWSVVLLSGLVTLVALSRAGSQLFWHSHGRPLENTAPADWTRLGATLGLLLASPLLLVMAQPLLAYAQGTAEQLLNLQPYLSLINGGEA; encoded by the coding sequence ATGAATCATGCCCTGATCCTGCCGATTCTGCTGCCGATGCTGGCGGGCGCCTTGCTGCTGGTTGGCCATAATCTGAGTAAGCCCCTCAAGCGCGCGCTGTCGCTGACGGCCACCTGGGCCTTGGTGCCGCTGGGGCTCTACCTGGTCTTGCTGGCCGACGATGGCCAGTTACGCGCCTATGCACTGGGCAACTGGCAAGCGCCGTTCGGCATCATGCTGCTGCTCGACCGCCTCAGCGCGCTGATGCTGCTGCTGACGGCGGTGCTGGCCGGTTTCGCCGTGCTCTACGCCAGCCGCGGTGATGACGCGCGCGGGCAGAACTTCCACGCGCTGTTCCAGTTCCAGTTGCTGGGGATCAACGGCGCCTTTCTCACTGCCGACCTGTTCAACCTGTTCGTCTTCTTCGAGATTCTGCTGATTTCCTCCTACTCGTTGCTGGTACATGGCAACGGCAAGGATCAGATCAAGGCTGGCGTGCACTATGTGGTGCTCAATCTGCTCGGTTCGTCGTTCTTCCTGATCGGCGTGAGCATGCTCTACGGCCTGAGCGGCACGCTGAACATGCCGGATCTGGCACAGAAAGTGGCCGACGCCGACCCTGAGCTGGCGCCGCTGTTCAGCGCTGCCGCCTACCTGCTGCTGGTGGTGTTCGCCCTCAAGGCGGCGGTGCTGCCGCTGTATTTCTGGCTGCCGAAGGCCTACGCCTCGGCGCCTGCTCCGGTGGCGGCGCTGTTCGCGATCATGACCAAGGTCGGCCTGTATTCGATCTTCCGCGTGTTCACCCTGGTCTTCGGTGAAGGCGCTGGCCCGTTGGCCAACATGGCCCATGAGATGCTCTGGTGGCTGGCGTTGCTGACACTGGCCGCCGGTGCCATCGGCGCTCTGGCTGCCGAACGTCTGCAAGTGCTGTTGGGTTATCTGGTGGTGGTGTCGGTGGGCACGCTGCTGGCGGGCTTCTCGCTCGGTACGCCACAGGCGTTGAGCGCCGCCCTGTATTACCTGGTGCACAGCACCCTGATCAGCGCGGCGTTGTTCCTGCTGGCTGGGTTGATCGTGCGTCAGCGTGGCCCGGCGGGTGACGATCTGCACCTGCTGCAGGCCCTGCATCAACCGCTGCTGCTGGGCGCGCTGTTCTTCGCCGCGACCATTTCGGTGGCTGGTTTGCCGCCGTTTTCCGGCTTCCTCGGCAAGCTGCTGTTGCTGCGTTCGGTCGAGCCGGGCAGCCAGGCGCTGTGGTTGTGGTCGGTGGTGCTGCTCTCCGGGTTGGTGACGCTGGTGGCGCTGAGCCGTGCCGGCAGCCAGCTGTTCTGGCACAGCCATGGCCGGCCACTGGAGAACACCGCGCCGGCCGATTGGACGCGCCTTGGCGCAACGCTGGGCCTGCTGCTGGCCAGCCCCTTGCTGCTGGTGATGGCACAACCGCTGCTGGCCTACGCACAGGGCACTGCCGAGCAGTTGCTCAACCTGCAGCCGTACCTTTCGCTGATTAATGGAGGTGAGGCATGA
- a CDS encoding Na+/H+ antiporter subunit C — MEVLFAITLGVLTAAGVYLILRARIFPVVMGLTLISYAVNLFIFAMGRLGTGVPAVIGRSPAYGDPLPQALVLTAIVIGFAMTAFVVVLALRGLGELKTDHVDGEEPRV, encoded by the coding sequence ATGGAGGTGTTGTTCGCCATCACCCTTGGGGTACTCACGGCTGCCGGTGTCTACCTGATCCTGCGTGCACGGATCTTTCCGGTGGTCATGGGGCTGACCCTGATTTCCTACGCGGTCAACCTGTTCATCTTCGCCATGGGGCGGCTTGGCACCGGGGTGCCGGCGGTGATCGGACGCAGTCCGGCCTATGGTGACCCGCTGCCGCAGGCGCTGGTGCTGACGGCCATCGTCATCGGCTTCGCCATGACCGCCTTCGTCGTGGTGCTGGCGCTGCGCGGCCTGGGTGAGCTGAAGACCGATCACGTCGACGGCGAGGAGCCGCGCGTATGA
- a CDS encoding monovalent cation/H+ antiporter subunit A, whose protein sequence is MVLALIIALPFLGLILPVLADRFGRLACALATAIAPLTALILLLMQQPRVFAGEVLRVQYEWLPQLGLNLSLRLDGLGFLFALLILGIGLLVILYARYYLSKRDSMGQFFSFLLLFMGAMLGVVLSENLLLMMVFWELTSLSSFLLIGFWGWRSEARKGARMALTVTGGGGLALLAGILLIGNIVGSFELTDVLASGDLIRAHALYPLALILVLLGVFTKSAQFPFHFWLPHAMAAPTPVSAYLHSATMVKAGVFLLARLYPALADSDWWFYLVSLTGLTTLLVGACMALFQHDLKGLLAYSTISHLGLITLLFGLDTRLAAVAAVFHIINHATFKASLFMAAGIIDHETGSRDMRKLAGLWRYMPHTAVLAMVAASAMAGVPLLNGFLSKEMFFGETLNQHLFGSFNWVIPAVATLAGVFAVAYSLRFIHDVFFNGEPHDLPKYPPHEPPRYMKVPVEILVFLCLLVGVVPAYTVAPLLASAAGATLGGELPEYSLAIWHGFNLPLLMSFIALFGGIAVYVLRKPLFQWYEGLPTVDAKLVFDNALVGLIKLARRFTGLLENGSLQSYLGWMLGATLLLLIVALSPLQNLTGSVELTPLDGITALGMVLLMGSALLTVYFHRRRLVALMLLSLAGLMVALAFARFSAPDLALTQVSVEVVTIILLMLTLYFMPDRTPVESSSLRALRDFTLAGGVGAVVAMLAYAVLTRPYQSISSFFLDNSVSGGGGTNVVNVILVDFRGFDTLGEITVLAIAAIGIYALLYGLHLPHPTHDKNGRLWSTDSHPMILDNLARALLPLALLIAVFIFIRGHNLPGGGFIAGLITAVALILQYISHGVTWTQQRLRFSYHSMAGWGVLIAAFTGLGSWAFGVPFLTSAFDHFHIPLIGEIELATAILFDLGVYLAVVGATLLILSNLGHVGQDESCKEVI, encoded by the coding sequence ATGGTACTTGCGCTGATTATCGCCTTGCCGTTTCTCGGGCTGATCCTGCCCGTGCTGGCCGACCGCTTCGGCCGTCTGGCCTGTGCCCTGGCCACAGCCATTGCGCCGCTCACGGCCCTGATCCTGCTGCTGATGCAACAACCGCGCGTATTCGCCGGTGAAGTGCTGCGCGTGCAGTACGAGTGGCTGCCGCAACTGGGCTTGAACCTTAGCCTGCGCCTCGATGGCCTGGGCTTCTTGTTCGCCCTGTTGATCCTCGGCATCGGTTTGCTGGTGATTCTCTACGCACGTTACTACCTGTCGAAGCGCGACTCGATGGGGCAGTTCTTCTCCTTCCTGCTGTTGTTCATGGGCGCCATGCTGGGCGTGGTGCTGTCGGAAAACCTGCTGCTGATGATGGTGTTCTGGGAGCTGACCAGCCTGTCGTCGTTCCTGCTCATCGGCTTCTGGGGCTGGCGTTCCGAAGCGCGCAAGGGTGCGCGCATGGCGCTGACCGTCACCGGCGGCGGTGGTCTGGCGCTGCTGGCCGGTATCCTGCTGATCGGCAACATCGTCGGCAGCTTCGAGCTGACCGACGTGCTGGCTTCGGGCGACCTGATCCGCGCCCATGCGCTGTATCCGCTGGCGCTGATTCTGGTGCTGCTTGGGGTGTTCACCAAGTCCGCACAGTTTCCCTTCCATTTCTGGCTGCCGCACGCGATGGCGGCGCCTACGCCGGTGTCGGCCTATCTGCACTCGGCGACGATGGTCAAGGCCGGCGTGTTCCTTCTGGCGCGCTTGTACCCGGCACTGGCCGACTCCGACTGGTGGTTCTATCTGGTCAGCCTCACCGGCCTGACCACGCTGCTGGTCGGCGCCTGCATGGCGTTGTTCCAGCATGACCTCAAAGGACTGCTGGCTTACTCGACCATCAGCCACCTGGGCCTGATCACCCTGTTGTTCGGCCTGGATACCCGTCTGGCAGCCGTGGCGGCGGTGTTCCACATCATCAATCATGCGACCTTCAAGGCCTCGTTGTTCATGGCCGCGGGCATCATCGACCACGAGACCGGCAGCCGCGACATGCGCAAGCTCGCCGGGCTATGGCGGTACATGCCACATACGGCCGTGCTGGCCATGGTGGCTGCTTCGGCGATGGCCGGGGTGCCATTGCTCAACGGCTTCCTCAGCAAGGAAATGTTCTTCGGCGAAACCCTCAATCAGCACCTGTTTGGCAGCTTCAATTGGGTGATCCCGGCAGTGGCGACACTGGCCGGTGTGTTCGCCGTAGCCTATTCGCTGCGTTTCATTCATGACGTGTTCTTTAACGGCGAGCCGCATGACCTGCCCAAGTACCCGCCGCATGAACCGCCGCGTTATATGAAGGTGCCGGTGGAGATTCTGGTCTTCCTCTGCTTACTGGTCGGCGTCGTGCCGGCCTATACGGTGGCACCGCTGCTGGCCAGCGCTGCAGGTGCGACCCTCGGCGGTGAGCTGCCGGAGTACAGCCTGGCGATCTGGCACGGCTTCAACCTGCCGCTGCTGATGAGCTTCATCGCACTGTTTGGTGGTATTGCCGTCTATGTGCTGCGCAAGCCGCTGTTCCAGTGGTACGAGGGGTTGCCCACGGTCGACGCCAAGCTGGTGTTCGACAATGCGCTGGTCGGCCTGATCAAGTTGGCGCGCCGCTTCACCGGCCTGCTGGAGAACGGTTCGCTACAGAGTTACCTCGGCTGGATGCTCGGCGCCACGCTGCTGCTGCTGATCGTCGCGTTGAGCCCGCTGCAAAATCTCACCGGCTCGGTGGAGCTGACGCCGCTCGATGGCATCACGGCGCTGGGCATGGTTCTGCTGATGGGCAGCGCGCTGTTGACCGTGTATTTCCATCGCCGCCGCCTGGTGGCGTTGATGCTGCTCAGCCTGGCGGGGTTGATGGTGGCACTGGCTTTCGCCCGTTTCTCGGCGCCGGATCTGGCGCTGACCCAGGTGTCGGTGGAGGTGGTGACCATCATCCTGCTGATGCTGACGCTGTATTTCATGCCGGATCGCACGCCAGTGGAGTCCAGCAGCCTGCGTGCGTTGCGTGATTTCACCCTGGCTGGTGGTGTCGGCGCGGTGGTGGCGATGCTTGCCTATGCCGTGCTGACCCGTCCGTACCAGAGCATTTCCTCGTTCTTCCTCGACAACAGCGTCTCCGGCGGCGGTGGCACCAATGTGGTCAACGTGATCCTGGTGGACTTCCGCGGTTTCGATACCCTTGGCGAGATCACCGTGCTGGCGATTGCCGCCATCGGTATCTATGCGCTGCTGTACGGCCTGCACCTGCCGCACCCGACCCACGACAAGAACGGTCGTCTGTGGTCGACCGACAGCCACCCGATGATCCTCGACAACCTGGCGCGTGCCTTGCTGCCGTTGGCGCTGTTGATCGCCGTATTCATCTTCATCCGCGGTCACAACCTGCCGGGCGGCGGCTTCATCGCCGGCTTGATCACCGCGGTCGCGCTGATCCTGCAGTACATCTCGCATGGCGTGACCTGGACGCAGCAGCGTCTGCGTTTCAGCTACCACAGTATGGCCGGCTGGGGCGTGCTGATCGCCGCCTTCACCGGCCTGGGCAGTTGGGCGTTCGGCGTGCCGTTCCTGACGTCCGCCTTCGACCATTTCCACATCCCGCTGATCGGCGAGATCGAGCTGGCCACGGCCATCCTCTTCGACCTGGGCGTCTACCTCGCGGTAGTGGGGGCTACGTTGCTGATCCTGTCCAACCTCGGACACGTCGGTCAGGACGAATCCTGCAAGGAGGTCATCTAA
- a CDS encoding outer membrane lipoprotein has product MRKPTLLITSLAAFLALGGCQSSLTGDTYSRDEARAVQTVRMGTIESLRPVKIEGTKTPIGAGAGAVIGGVGGSGLGGGRGSAVMAVVGAVAGGLLGAAAEEGLTRTQGVEITVREDDGTMRAYVQEVEPNQVFRVGERVRIMTVNGTSRVTH; this is encoded by the coding sequence ATGCGTAAACCCACTCTGCTCATCACCTCGCTGGCTGCGTTTCTGGCTCTCGGCGGTTGCCAGTCCAGCCTGACCGGTGACACCTACAGCCGTGACGAGGCCCGAGCGGTGCAAACGGTGCGCATGGGAACCATCGAGTCGCTTCGACCGGTCAAGATCGAAGGTACCAAGACGCCGATCGGCGCCGGTGCCGGTGCGGTAATCGGTGGTGTCGGTGGTAGTGGTCTTGGCGGTGGCCGTGGTAGCGCCGTCATGGCGGTGGTCGGCGCCGTTGCCGGTGGCCTGCTGGGCGCAGCAGCCGAAGAAGGCCTGACGCGTACCCAAGGTGTCGAGATCACCGTGCGCGAAGATGACGGCACCATGCGTGCCTACGTGCAGGAAGTCGAACCGAACCAGGTGTTCCGGGTTGGCGAGCGCGTGCGCATCATGACCGTCAACGGCACCAGCCGCGTCACTCACTGA
- a CDS encoding glycerate kinase produces MKIVIAPDSFKESLSAPDVAAAIARGWQQVFPEAECLLRPMADGGEGTVDALLAAVGGERREHQVRGPMGEVVTAHWGWLGQGTAVIEMAAASGLHWVPRERRDARRASSFGTGELISEALEAGATRIILGLGGSATNDGGMGLLQALGVRFLDEQGRELASGGAALAGLDQIDLSGLDARLLQVQVEVAADVDNPLCGPRGASAVFGPQKGASPEQVAELDSALERYARVVAATLGEDHAQFPGVGAAGGLGFAARAFLKASFRPGIELVAELSGLAEAVQGADLVITGEGRMDEQTLHGKTPMGVARVARAAGAPVIALAGSLGENYQALYDAGIEAAFSLAPGPLSLEQAMAGAAAELQARAVDIARLWRLGGLAR; encoded by the coding sequence ATGAAAATCGTCATCGCTCCCGACTCCTTCAAGGAGAGTCTCAGTGCGCCCGATGTGGCCGCAGCCATCGCACGCGGCTGGCAACAGGTGTTTCCCGAAGCCGAATGCCTGCTACGGCCAATGGCCGATGGTGGCGAGGGCACGGTGGATGCACTGCTGGCTGCCGTGGGTGGTGAGCGGCGCGAGCATCAGGTACGTGGCCCCATGGGTGAGGTGGTCACCGCGCATTGGGGCTGGTTGGGGCAGGGCACTGCAGTCATTGAAATGGCTGCTGCCAGCGGCCTGCATTGGGTGCCACGTGAGCGGCGTGATGCACGCCGGGCCAGTAGCTTTGGCACGGGCGAGCTGATCAGCGAAGCGCTCGAGGCTGGGGCGACGCGCATCATCCTCGGGCTCGGCGGCAGCGCCACCAATGATGGCGGGATGGGCCTTCTGCAGGCGCTTGGCGTGCGCTTTCTCGATGAGCAGGGACGCGAGCTGGCGTCTGGCGGTGCCGCGCTGGCAGGGCTCGATCAGATCGATCTGAGTGGCCTGGATGCCCGGTTGCTGCAGGTACAGGTCGAGGTCGCTGCGGACGTCGATAACCCGCTCTGTGGCCCACGCGGTGCGTCGGCAGTGTTCGGCCCGCAGAAGGGGGCATCGCCCGAGCAGGTCGCCGAACTGGATTCTGCGCTGGAGCGTTATGCGCGCGTCGTTGCGGCGACGCTTGGCGAGGATCACGCGCAATTTCCGGGCGTAGGTGCGGCGGGGGGGCTTGGCTTTGCCGCGCGGGCGTTTCTGAAGGCCAGTTTCCGGCCGGGCATCGAGCTGGTGGCCGAGCTGTCCGGGCTGGCCGAAGCGGTACAGGGGGCTGATCTGGTGATTACCGGTGAAGGGCGAATGGACGAGCAGACCCTGCATGGCAAGACGCCCATGGGCGTGGCGCGCGTCGCGCGGGCAGCGGGTGCACCGGTGATAGCTTTGGCAGGTAGCCTGGGCGAGAACTACCAGGCACTTTACGACGCCGGTATCGAAGCCGCGTTCAGCCTGGCGCCAGGGCCGCTTTCGCTGGAGCAGGCGATGGCTGGTGCCGCCGCGGAGTTGCAGGCGCGTGCGGTGGATATCGCTCGGCTGTGGCGCCTGGGCGGTCTGGCACGCTGA